GACTGCATTATAGAGAACATCCCTGCACCCGAGCAGTTGGAGGGTACGCCTCAGATGCTGATCACGTCATTGGATTACTCCTCTTATACAGGCCGTATCGCCGTGGGACGTGTACACCGCGGTACGCTCAAAGAAGGCATGAATGTCTCTTTGGCGAAGCGTGACGGAAGCATCACGAAAAATAGAATCAAGGAAGTACATACTTTTGAAGGCATGGGCCGCGTCAAGGTGACGGAAGTTTCCTCCGGAGACATCTGCGCATTGGTAGGCATCGACGGCTTTGAAATCGGCGACACTGTCTGCGATTTCGAGAACCCCGAAGCATTGCCGCCCATCGCCATCGACGAACCGACGATGAGTATGCTGTTCACCATCAACGACTCTCCCTTTTATGGCAAGGAAGGCAAGTTTGTGACATCACGCCACATACACGACCGTCTGATGAAGGAACTGGACAAGAATCTGGCGTTGCGTGTGCGCAAGAGTGAGGACGATGGCAAATGGATCGTTTCCGGCCGTGGCGTGTTGCACTTGTCTGTGTTGATAGAGACGATGCGCCGCGAGGGATACGAGCTGCAAGTAGGTCAGCCTCAGGTGATCTATAAGGAGATAGACGGGGTGAAGAACGAGCCTATCGAGGAGTTGACGATCAACGTCCCTGAAGAATTCTCCAGCAAGATGATTGATATGGTGACCCGTCGCAAGGGAGACTTGGTGAAGATGGAAAGTGCGGGCGAGCGTGTGAACCTTGAGTTCGACATGCCGTCACGAGGCATCATCGGTCTGCGCACCAACGTGCTGACTGCTTCGGGTGGCGAGGCCATTATGGCACACCGCTTCAAGGAATACCAGCCGTTCAAGGGTGCGATAGAACGCCGTACCAACGGTTCCATTATCGCTATGGCAAGCGGAACGGCTTTCGCGTATGCCATCGACAAGTTGCAGGATCGCGGCAAGTTCTTCATCTTCCCGCAGGAAGAAGTCTATGCCGGTCAGGTGGTGGGCGAACACAGTCACGACAAAGACTTGGTGGTGAACGTCACCAAATCGAAGCAGTTGACCAATACCCGTGCTTCGGGCACTGACGACAAGGCCCGTCTGATACCGCCCGTACAGTTCTCTCTGGAAGAGGCTTTGGAGTACATCAAGGAAGACGAGTATGTGGAAGTGACTCCGAAATCCATGCGTATGCGCAAGGTGATTCTCGATGAGAACGAACGCAAGCGCGCGAATAAGAATTAAAGAATAGAT
Above is a window of Bacteroides helcogenes P 36-108 DNA encoding:
- the typA gene encoding translational GTPase TypA; this translates as MQNIRNIAIIAHVDHGKTTLVDKMLLAGNLFRSNQSTGELMLDNNDLERERGITILSKNVSINYKDTKINIIDTPGHSDFGGEVERVLNMADGCILLVDAFEGPMPQTRFVLQKALQIGLKPIVVVNKVDKPNCRPEEVYEMVFDLMFSLNATEDQLDFPVIYGSAKNGWMSTDWQKPTDNIYALLDCIIENIPAPEQLEGTPQMLITSLDYSSYTGRIAVGRVHRGTLKEGMNVSLAKRDGSITKNRIKEVHTFEGMGRVKVTEVSSGDICALVGIDGFEIGDTVCDFENPEALPPIAIDEPTMSMLFTINDSPFYGKEGKFVTSRHIHDRLMKELDKNLALRVRKSEDDGKWIVSGRGVLHLSVLIETMRREGYELQVGQPQVIYKEIDGVKNEPIEELTINVPEEFSSKMIDMVTRRKGDLVKMESAGERVNLEFDMPSRGIIGLRTNVLTASGGEAIMAHRFKEYQPFKGAIERRTNGSIIAMASGTAFAYAIDKLQDRGKFFIFPQEEVYAGQVVGEHSHDKDLVVNVTKSKQLTNTRASGTDDKARLIPPVQFSLEEALEYIKEDEYVEVTPKSMRMRKVILDENERKRANKN